A single Metarhizium brunneum chromosome 5, complete sequence DNA region contains:
- the lolP1_2 gene encoding Cytochrome P450 monooxygenase lolP1, whose amino-acid sequence MLSDAVLYGWLALPAILAWLAASTYYRYCRLKHIPGPPSAGFSIWWLLRSTLSGRTHLDLYEVCQKYGPIARVGPNDVVTSDARLAMHMLGARSQYTRSSWYNGLRFEPSKNNIISMRDDALHAVIRSKMAGGYSGKEVDHLEAKVDSSVQNLVRLLDSYVRNGRPFDLARKIHFFALDVISELAFGEPFGDLTTDSDVHSLVTDIETYLPYLIVSTVMSWMIPVLGLPVFRPLMPSEHDVLGIGRLVGIAKRVAAERYGPSKKTQRDMVGSFVARGLTQEQAENEIAAQIIAGSDTTATGIRATLLHVMTNPRVLARLQAEIRAAELSWPVAGDAEIRKMPFVQATIKEGLRMLPPVAGFMSKEVPADGDCWNGVSFPSGTRIGLCMVGILRQRDVFGEDADEFRPERWLAATPEMEATWGLVFGSGKWACLGKNIARMELNKVLVEVLRRFDLTLIDPMNPWKSINCGVFLQSEFWGVVGRGVCDSNLGSHGMCWWLLWFTSATL is encoded by the exons ATGCTGTCGGATGCCGTGCTGTACGGATGGCTGGCCCTGCCGGCCATACTAGCCTGGCTGGCAGCAAGCACATACTACCGGTACTGTCGATTAAAACACATACCGGGCCCGCCGAGCGCCGGATTCTCCATCTGGTGGCTGCTGCGGTCTACCCTCAGCGGCAGGACGCACCTCGACTTGTACGAGGTGTGCCAGAAGTACG GCCCCATCGCCAGAGTCGGGCCCAACGACGTGGTGACCAGCGACGCGAGGCTTGCCATGCACATGCTCGGCGCGCGCTCGCAGTACACACGGTCGTCGTGGTACAACGGGCTGCGGTTCGAGCCCAGCAAGAACAACATCATCTCCATGAGGGACGACGCCCTCCACGCCGTGATACGGTCGAAAATGGCCGGCGGG TACTCCGGCAAGGAGGTCGACCacctcgaggccaaggtggaCAGCTCCGTGCAGAACCTGGTCCGCCTGCTCGACTCGTACGTGCGCAACGGGCGCCCGTTCGACCTCGCCCGCAAGATACACTTCTTCGCCCTCGACGTCATCTCGGAGCTGGCCTTTGGCGAGCCCTTTGGCGACCTGACGACCGACTCGGACGTGCACAGCCTCGTCACCGACATCGAGACCTACCTGCCCTACCTGATTGTGTCCACCGTCATGTCGTGGATGATCCCGGTCCTCGGGCTGCCCGTCTTCCGGCCCCTCATGCCCTCGGAGCACGACGTGCTCGGCATCGGCCGCCTGGTAGG AATCGCAAAGAGGGTGGCGGCGGAGCGCTACGGGCCGAGCAAAAAGACGCAGAGGGACATGGTCGGCTCCTTTGTCGCCCGGGGACTGACGCAGGAGCAGGCGGAGAATGAGATTGCCGCGCAAAT catcgCCGGGTCCGACACCACCGCGACCGGCATCCGGGCCACGTTGCTGCACGTCATGACCAACCCGCGCGTCCTGGCGCGGCTGCAGGCCGAGATTCGCGCGGCCGAGCTGAGCTGGCCCGTGGCTGGCGACGCCGAGATCCGCAAAATGCCCTTTGTGCAGGCCACCATCAAGGAGGGGCTGCGCATGCTGCCGCCCGTGGCTGGCTTCATGTCCAAGGAGGTTCCGGCCGACGGGGACTGCTGGAACGGCGTCTCGTTCCCGTCGGGGACCAGGATAGGACTGTGCATGGTGGGCATACTGCGCCAGAGGGACGTGTttggcgaggatgccgacgagtTCCGCCCGGAGAGGTGGCTCGCGGCGACGCCTGAGATGGAGGCCACTTGGGGCCTTGTCTTTGGCTCGGGGAAATGGGCGTGCTTGGGCAAGAACATTGCCCGGATGGAGCTGAACAAGGTCTTGGTGGAG GTCCTGAGGCGCTTCGATCTCACGCTGATTGATCCGATGAATCCTTGGAAATCTATAAATTGCGGTGTCTTTTTGCAGTCGGAATTTTGG GGGGTTGTTGGACGTGGTGTTTGCGATTCGAATTTGGGCTCACATGGTATGTGCTGGTGGCTCCTGTGGTTTACTTCCGCGACTCTGTAG